The DNA sequence TGCCCCCGTTGCGCTCGATCAATTCACAGGGCAGGACGACGACGCCCTGGGCTGGATCGAAATCGAATGCACGCGCCCGCTCAAACAGAAAGGCCGTGAGCTTACCCGGAAAGGAGCGCGGCGCGGCGGGCCCGGGTCGGTCGTCGGGGTCGTACGCGATCCCCACCTCGGTCGTATTGGAGATCACCAACTCGATGGCCGGGTTGTGCGCGCAGGCGAGCACGGCCGGCCAGTCTTCCGCGGCCGAGAGCGCCCGGCTCACCGATGCGATGACAGTAAAGGATTCCGCCGGCACGCCGTTCTCTAGCCCCTGGAGGCGAAGCGTGTAGAGCCCCCCCTGCTCGGCCAGCGTGTCCGTCCGCCCGCTGCCCGTGGAGCCCACCATCACGACGCGACCGCCAAAGACGCCGGCCCGGTTGGCGGTGTCGATGAAGGCATCCGCGAAAGCCCGCAGAAAACTCCCCGTCCCAAATTGGACGACTTTCTCGGGAAGATCGAGTAGCGAGGGCTCGGGAAGGGGATGCACCGAGCGTGAACGAAAGGCCGTATCGGCCAGCAGCGAGGGACTCAGCGCAGGCAATGTCATCATCAAAATCCAAACACCCCCGGCAGCCACAGGCTGATGGCCGGGATATAGGTTACGAGAAACAGCGCGACCAGCATGGCGATGAACAAGGGCAGGAGCGGCCGGATGACGCGCGCGATGGTCGTCTGCGCCACGCCGACGCCCACGAATAACACGCTCCCCACGGGCGGCGTGCAGAGGCCGATGCAGAGGTTGAGCACCATGATGATCCCGAAGTGGATGGGGTCGATCCCCAGTTCCGTGGCGACGGGAAGAAAGATGGGGGTGAAGATGAGGACCGCCGGCGTCATGTCCATGAAGGTCCCAACGGCCAGGAGGATCAGGTTGATGATGAGGAGGATGAGGATCTTATTGTCCGTCAGCCCGATCAATGCGGCGGTGACGTTCTGGGGGATATTCTCAAAGGCCATGATCCACGACATCCCGATGGACGTCCCGATCAGCAGCATGACGATCCCGGTAGTCGCGGCGCTGTCGACGAAGATTTTCGGCAGGTCGACCCAACCGATTTCCCGGTAAACGAACCCAAGCACCAGCGCATAGAGAACAGCCACCGCCGCCGCCTCGGTGGCCGTAAACACCCCGCCGATGATGCCGCCAATGACGATGATGATCAGCAACAGACTGGGGATCGCCTCCAGGAGCCGGCGTCCGATCTCACCCAGGCTACTGCGCCCCGAGATGGGGTAGCGCTTACGGACCGCGATCACCCCGGTGACCACCATCAAACTCAGACCGACGAGCAAGCCGGGCAGATAGCCCGCGAGGAAAAGCGCCGCGATGGACACTCCCCCACTCGCCAGCGAGTACACGATCAACACGTTGCTCGGCGGAATGAGCATCCCCGTCGTGGCGGCCGTGATGTTGACCGCCGCGCCAAATTCGCGGTCGTAGCCCTCCTCCTGCATCCTCGGACCCAGCACGCCGCCAATCGCGGACACAGCGGCCACGGCCGAGCCCGAAATGGCGCCAAACAGCATGGCGGCGACGATATTGACGTGGGCGAGGCCGCCAGGTAGGGTACCCAGAAGCGACTTGGCGAAATCGATCAGCCGGCGCGCCAGGCCGCCCCGGTTCATGAGCTGGCCGGCGAGGATAAAAAACGGGATGGCCAGCAGCGCGAAGCTGTTGAGACCGGTGGCCATCCGCTGCGCCATGGTAGTGAACGAGGGATCCACCTGGATGGCCAGCAGCATCGTGGCGACCGTCGACAGCCCGATGGCGAACGCGATGGGCACACCGAGCCCGAGCAGCACCACGAAGCTAAGGACGAGCACCAGCACTTCTATCCAATCCATGAGGCGAACCGTTTCAGTCGACGTCCAGCAACGTGCCCTCCCCTGGCGCATCCGCAGACAGCGGTGGCCGGCCGGA is a window from the Rhodothermales bacterium genome containing:
- a CDS encoding TRAP transporter large permease; protein product: MDWIEVLVLVLSFVVLLGLGVPIAFAIGLSTVATMLLAIQVDPSFTTMAQRMATGLNSFALLAIPFFILAGQLMNRGGLARRLIDFAKSLLGTLPGGLAHVNIVAAMLFGAISGSAVAAVSAIGGVLGPRMQEEGYDREFGAAVNITAATTGMLIPPSNVLIVYSLASGGVSIAALFLAGYLPGLLVGLSLMVVTGVIAVRKRYPISGRSSLGEIGRRLLEAIPSLLLIIIVIGGIIGGVFTATEAAAVAVLYALVLGFVYREIGWVDLPKIFVDSAATTGIVMLLIGTSIGMSWIMAFENIPQNVTAALIGLTDNKILILLIINLILLAVGTFMDMTPAVLIFTPIFLPVATELGIDPIHFGIIMVLNLCIGLCTPPVGSVLFVGVGVAQTTIARVIRPLLPLFIAMLVALFLVTYIPAISLWLPGVFGF